A stretch of DNA from Methylobacterium sp. CB376:
TGGTGGTGCCCGAGATGGTGGTGGCGCCGGCGCCCAAGGGCATCGGCCTGCAGGCCGCCGCGACGACGCCGGTCGCCTTCCTCACCGCCTATTACGGCCTCGTCACCCTGGCCCGGATCAAGGCCGGCGAGTGGGTGCTGGTCCATGGCGGGGCGGGCGGCGTCGGCCTCGCGGCCCTGCAGATCGCGGCCTCGCGGGGCGCGCGGGTGATCGCCACGGCGGGCTCGACGGAGAAGCGCGCCCTCGTGAAGGCGCTGGGCGCCGAGCACGTGCTCGATTCCCGCTCCCTCGCCTTCGTGGACGAGATCCGCCGGATCACCAGCGACGGCGTCGACGTGGTGCTCAACAGCCTCTCGGGCGAGGCGATGGAGCGCAGCCTCAACGTCCTCAAGCCGTTCGGGCGCTTCGTCGAGCTCGGCAAGCGGGACTACGTGGCCAACACCCATATCGGGCTGCGGCCGTTCCGGCGGAACCTGTCCTATTTCGGGGTCGACCTCGACCAGCTGCTGCAATTCCAGCCGGAGGAGGGCCAGCGCCTGTTCCGCGAGGTGATGGCGCTGTTCGCGGACGGGGTTCTGAAGCCGCTGCCGTTCCAGCCCTTCGCGGCCGAGGAGGTGTCGGACGCGTTCCGGCTGATGCAGCAATCGGGTCACGTGGGCAAGATCGTGATCGCGCCGCCCCGGGCCGGCACGGTCGCGGCGGAGACGCGCCGCCCCTTCGTGGTGGCGCCCGACCGCAGCCACCTCGTCACCGGCGGCCTCGGCGGCTTCGGCATCGAGGCGGCGCGCTGGCTCGCCGATCACGGGGCCAGGCACATCGTGCTCGTCGGCCGCCGGGCCCCGTCGAGCGAGGAGGCCCTCGCCACGATCGCGGAGCTCACCGGCCGCGGCGTGAGCGTGCGCACCCTGGCCTGCGACATCGCGGATCGCGCGGCGGTCGCGACGCTCCTCGACGCGGTCGAGGCGGAGGGCCCGCCCCTCGCCGGCATCATCCACGGCGCCATGGTGCTGCAGGACGGTCTGGTCGCGAACCTCGATCCGGCCGCCCTCGACGCGGTCCTGGCCCCGAAGGTGACCGGCGCGAGCCACCTCGACGCGCTCACCCGCACCCGCAGCCTCGACTACTTCGTGCTGTTCTCCTCGGCCACGACCTTCATCGGCAACCCGGGCCAGGGCGCCTACGTGGCGGCGAACGGCTTCATGGAGGGGCTGGCCCGGCAGCGGCGCCGCCTCGGCCTGCCGGCCCTGGCGGTGGCCTGGGGGGCGATCGGGGATGTCGGCGTGCTCGCCCGCAACCGCGCCGTGATGGAGACCCTGTCCGAGCGCGTCGGCGTGACGCCGGTCGCCGCGCGCAAGTCCCTCGATCTGATGGCCGAGGCGCTGAGCTTGCAGGGCCCGGCCCCGGACGACGCGGTGCTGGCCATCGCGGCGATGCACTGGGGCAAGGCCCGCGAGCGCCTCGCGACGCTGAAATCGCCGAGCTACGCGGCCCTGGGCTCGGAGCAGCAGACGGAGGCCGGCGGGGTCACGGCGATCAGCATCCCGGGCCTCCTGCGCAGCCTCGACCTCGACGAGGTGCGCAAGGTCGTGGCGGACGCGATCGTCGAGGACGTGGCCCGCATCCTGCGCCTGCCGAAGGACGACCTCAGCCGCGTGCGGCAGCTCTCGGAGATCGGCCTCGACTCGCTGATGGGCGTCGAGCTCGGCGCCAGCCTGCAGGAGCGCTTCGGCCTGGAGGCGCCGCCGGCGGGCGTGTCGAGCAGCCAGACCGTGCTCGAACTCGCCGACACGCTGATCCAGTCGGTGGCGGCACCGGTCGACGAGGGCGCGGCGGCGGTGCTGAGCCTCGCCCAGCGCCACGCGGGCGAGAGCCTGGATGCCAGCCAGCTCGACCCGCTCCAGGCCCTCGTCGAGGAGAAGAGCCGCGAGATCAAGGTGATCCTCTGAGATGCGCCCGCCGCGGCTCGCGGAGCCGCGGCGGGCCTCAGAAAATCCCCTTTTGCGTGTCTTCCTGCCTCTCCCGTAGCGGAACATCGGACGGATACGCGCTGCCCATGAGCAGTTCCACCAAACCCACAGGCGGTCGCGAGGCGCTCGCCGGCTTCGTGGCGGCCCGCCTCGGCAAGGCCCCCACCCGCCCGGGCCCGACCCGGCCCGCGCCGAAGCCTGCCCTGGTCCCGGCGCAGGATTTCGAGAGCCTGCCCGGCTACAAGGAGCTGAAGCTGCAGCGCTCCGCGGCGGAGCTGATCGGCCTCGGCAACCCGTTCTTCCGCGTTCACGACGCCAAGGCGGGCGCGACGACGCGCATCGACGGCGAGACGCTGATCAACTTCTCGTCCTATGATTACCTCGGCCTCAACGGCCATGCGGAGGTGAACGCGGCGGCGCAGGCCGCGCTGTCCACCTACGGCACCTCGGCCTCGGCGAGCCGGGTCGTCGCCGGCGAGCGGCCGGGGCACCTCGCCCTGGAGCGGGCGCTGGCGGCCCATTACGGCACCGAATCCTGCGTCGTCATGGTGAGCGGGCACGCCACCAACGTGGCGACCATCGCGGCCCTGATGGAGGCAGGCGACGTGATCTATCACGACGCCCTGATCCACAATTCCGTGGTGACCGGCGCGCAGCTCTCGGGCGCGCAGCGGCGCAGCTTCCCGCACAACGACCTCGCCGCGCTCGAAGGGCTGCTTCACGCCACCCGCCACGAGCACCGCCGCGCCCTCATCATCATCGAGGGCCTCTACAGCATGGACGGCGACGCGCCGGACCTCGCCGGCTTCGTCGCACTGAAGGAGCGCTACGGCGCCTGGCTGATGGTGGACGAGGCGCACGGGCTCGGCGTGCTCGGGCGGCACGGCCACGGGCTGCACGAGCATTGCGACGTCGACCCGCGCTCCGTCGACATCTGGATGGGCACGCTGTCGAAGACGCTCTCGTCCTGCGGCGGCTACGTGGCGGGCTGCGCCGCCCTCGTCGAGTTCCTGAAATGCACGGCGGGCGGCTTCGTCTACTCGGTGGGGATGTCGCCGCCGCTCGCCGCGGCGGCGGCCGCCTCGCTGGACCTGATGCACCGCGAGCCGGAGCGGGTCGAGCGCCTGCGCCGCAACGGCCAGCTCTTCCTCAGCGAGGCGCGCCAGCGCGGCCTCGACACCGGGACCAGCCTCGGCCTCGCCGTCGTGCCGGTGATCATCGGCGACTCGCTCAAGGCCGTGACCCTGTCCGACCGCCTGTTCAAGCGCGGCGTCAACGTGCAGCCGATCATCCACCCGGCCGTGCCCGAGCGCTCGTCGCGCCTGCGCTTCTTCCTGACCTCGGAGCACACGGTGGAGCAGATCCGCCTCACCGTCGCGGCGCTCGCCGAGGAGACGGCGGAGCTGAACCGGGGCGGCTCGCTGGTCGAGCGGCTGATCGCGCGGCGCAGCTGAGGCGGGAACGGGCAGCTCCCGCCGCGGGCAGCCCCCGCCGGAGGGGGCCGCCGCCCGGCGCTCACCCGCTCAGCGCAGCGACAGGCTGAACGCCTCGGCAAGGTCGCGCGCGTCCACGAGGCGGCGGCCGCGGCGCTTCAGGTCGCGCAGCTGCGCGGGGCTCGGGAAGCCGCAATAGGGCAGCACCGGCACGGCGCGGCCCGGCGGCACCCGGCCGTCCCGCCGCACGGCATCGAGGATCCCGGCGAGGAGCGGGCGGCCCGCCTCGTGCAGGCGCATCGCCGCCCGGGTGGCGGTGACGTCGGCGGGCAGGTCCGCCCGCTCCTGCGCCAGGATCGTGCCGGCATCGATCTGCGGGCTCAGGCGATGCACCGTGACCCCGAAATCCGGCGTCTCGTCGAGGAGCGCGTGCAGGGTCGGTACCGGCCCGCGATGGCGCGGCAGCAGCGAGGGATGCAGGTTGATCCCGCCGAGCGGCGCCGCCGCCAGGGTCGCGGCGTCGAAGATCTGGTCGAAATGGTAGGAGACGATGAGGTCGGCCCGGTGCTCGGCGATGAGCGCCGTCGTCTCGGGCGCGTTCACGGCGTCGATGCGGGCATGCGCCAAGCCGAGCCGGCGGCAGAGCGCGGCGAGCGGCGTCGTCTCGGGCTGGTCCAGGCTGCCGCCGAGCCGCTGCGTCACCGGCGCGAGGCCGCGCACGAGGTCGGGCAGGCCGAAATTCACCCCCAGATAGGGCAGGAAGCCGGGGCCCGAGCGCACGAGGTGGCGGCGCACTTGGCCGAGGAGCCCGCCGGCGCTCGGCCGCTCCGGGTTCGAGAGGCCCACGAAGGCGATCTCCGCCGCGTGGTCGGCCACGAAGCGGCGCACCGCGCGGGCGTTGGGCAGGGCTTCGAGGGTGAAGAGGGCGATGCGCAAGGGAGGCTCCGGCGTCGCGATGCGTGGGGGGATCAGCGCTGCTGCCGCTCCCCCGTCCGGAAGCGGAAGCCGCGCATGCCGAGGCGGCGCAGGGATTCCGGCAGGAGGGCGGCGCCGCGGGCCGCCGCCGCGAGGGCGGCCGGGAAGGCGATCACCGCCTCGTCCCGGGCGAGGCCCCTGGCGATCCGCCGCGCCGCCGCCTCGGCGCTCATCTCCAGGGGACGCCAGCCCTGGTAATCGGCCCCCATGGCGGTGCGCACGTAGCCCGGGCAGACCACGTTCATCCGCACGCCTCGCGGCGCGAGCTTCTCGCGGAGGGCGAGGCCGTGGGCGAGGAGCGCCGCCTTGGTGCCGCTATAGGCGGGCGCGTCGGGCAGGGGCGCGATGGCGGCGAGCGAGGAGATCAGGGCGACTTGGCCGCGTCCCCGCGCCGCCATCCGCGCCACGCAGGGCAGCGCCACGTTGAGCGCCCCGAGCAGGTTCACGTCGATGACCAGGAAGGCCGTCTCCTCGGTCTCGATCCCGCCCTCAGGGTGGCCGCCATTCACGCCCGCATTGGCGATGGCGAGGTCGAGGCCGCGGCGGGCGGCGAGGTCCTCGATCCAGGCGCGCGTGGCGGCGCGGTCGCGCACGTCGAGGGCGCGGGTCTCGACCTCCGCCCCGGCGCGCCGGCAGGATTCCGCCACCGCTTCCAGCCGCTCGGCCCCGCGGGCGTTGAGCGCGAGGGTCGTGCCCGGGGCCGCGTAGTGGCGCGCGAGGGCGGCGCCGATCCCGCTCGACGCGCCGCTGATCAGGATGACGGGCATGATCCGGCTCCACGGTCGGGCCGGGGCGGGGCCGCCCGGCGGTCCCGGCTATAGCGGCGACGCGGCCGCGCCGGAAGCCGGCGCACCCGCGCCCCGGCCCGACACCGCCGCGCTTGACGGGGCCCGGCCGATATGGAACGGCGCGGGACCCGCGGCGCGGGCAGACCCGCCCGAGACGAGCACCGGATGGATCACAGCAAGCTCAAGCGGTTCTGGCCCCGCACCGCGTCCGACAGCGAGCCGGAGACGCCGCGCCGGTCGCGCCGGCTGGGCAGCGATCCGACCTCCCGCCGCGTGCGCCTCACCGACCGCTGGGACGACGGCTTCCTGCGCCTGCCCGCGGCGGGGCGCGGCGCGCGCGGCCTCAGCTACATCGTGGACGGGCTCGGCATCTACTACGACGCCACGGCGCCGAGCGAACTCGAGATCATGCTGGAGGAGGGCGGCTGGGAGACGCCCGAGACCCTGGCGCGGGCCGAGGCCGGCAGCGCCCGCCTGCGCGAGGAGCGGCTGAGCCTCGACAACGACCCGCGCCGCCGGCTGCTCGGCGAGGTGCTCGGCGAGGCGCCCGGCCCGCGCGCGGCCCCGCGCGTCGCCATCGTCGACCAGGGGCGCCGGGACGCCACGATCGGCTTCGGGCTCGCCGGGGCGACCTGCTTCACCGCGATGCTGGCCGCCGCGGCCGCCGAGCACCCGCAGGCCGAGCGGGTCGTGGTGATGGACCCGGCCGCCCCGCCCGGCACGGTCGGCCACATCGACGCCGCCACGGCCGCGCGCTTCGGCGCCCGGCTGGTGACCGAGCCGGTCGCCGCCTGGTCGGTGGTGGAGGAATGCGCCCGCCTGTTCGTGGTGACCAGCCATATCGGCCTCGAAGCCGCCCTGGCGGGGCGCCGGGTGACCTGCTTCGGCCTGCCCTTCTACGCCGGCTGGGGCTTCACGGACGACCGGCTGCACCTGCCGCGGCGCTCCCGCCGCCGCAGCCCGCAGGAGGTCTTCGCCGCGGCCTACATCGTCTGCTCCCGCTACTTCGACCCCTATCTGGGCGAGGCCTGCCGGCTGGAGGACGCCCTCGACTACCTGGCCCTGATCGTCGGCCGCGCCCGGGAGAACACGGCGCGCACGCTCTGCCTCGGCTTCTCGGCCTGGAAGCGGCGCTCGGTGAGCGAGACCTTCTCGTCCCCGGGCCAGCGTCCGGTGATCCCGCAGAAGGTCGCGCGCGTGACCGCCTCCGACCTGCGGGGCTTCGCGCGCGTCGTCGCCTGGGCGAGCCGGATGCCGGAGGGGACGGAGGAGGCCTGCCGCGCCGCCGGCATCCCGCTACTGCGGATGGAGGACGGGTTCCTGCGCTCGGTCGGGCTCGGGGTCGCCCTGCGGCCGGGGGCCTCGCACGTCCTCGACCGCGCGGGGGTCTACTACGACGCCACGCGCCCGAGCGACCTGGAGCGGCTGCTGGAGACGGCCGAGTTCGACGAAGCGATGCTGGAGCGCGCGGCCGACCTGCGCGAGACCATCGTCGCCGCACGGGTCAGCAAGTACAATGTCGGCGGCGCGCCGATGCCGCCGCGGCCGCGGCCCGGCCCCCTGGTGCTGGTGGCCGGCCAAGTGGAGAACGACGCCTCGATCCGGCTCGGCTGCCTGGAGGTGCGCACCAACGCGGACCTGCTGCGCCGCGCCCGGGAGCGTCATCCGGAGGCGGTGATCGCCTTCAAGCCGCATCCGGACGTGGAGGCGGGCCTGCGCCCCGGCTGGGTGCCGGCGCAGGACCTGGCGGCCCATGCCGACATGGTGCTGCGGGACGTCTCGGCGGCGGACGCGATCGACGCGGCCGACCACGTCGAGACGCTGACCTCCCTGATCGGCTTCGAGGCGCTGCTGCGGGGCAAGCCGGTGACGACGCACGGCCTGCCCTTCTACGCCGGCTGGGGCCTGACGGAGAGCCCGCCCTGCCCGCGGCGCACGCGGCGGCTCAGCCTGGACGAACTCGTGGCGGGGGCGCTGATCGCCTATCCGCGCTACGTCGATCCGCGCACCGGCCTGCCCTGCCCGCCCGAGGTGCTGGTGCGCCGCCTCGCGGAGGGCGATCCCTCCCTGTCGCGGCGGGAACTCACGGCCGAGGCGGTGATGAAGCAGGTCTGGTCCCTGATCTGGCGCCACGTGCTGCGGCGGGGCTGAGCCCCGCCGGCACGGGGCTGAGCCCCGCCGGCACGGGGCTGAGCCCCGCCGGCGCGGGGCTGAGCCCCGCCGGCGCGCCCCGGGTGCGCCGCGTCCCGGCGCCGTCGGTCGGCCCTAGACCTGCGCGGGCGCGTCGACGGTCACCGGCCCTACCGGCCGCCAGGGGGCGCCGCGGCCGGTGAGGCGCCGCTTCAGGTCCTGGAACCCGAGATAGAGCGCGAGTTCGCGGCCGCGCAGCCCCGGCAGCGCCTTCGGGTCGAGGCCGGTCCAGGGCAGGAACGGGTTGCGGCGGATGTAGGTGTGGACGGTCACCCGCGTGCTCGCCCGGAGGCTCGGGGCGCGGGCGTGGAAGCCGAACGTGTCAGCGATCACCAGGGTGTTGGCCGGCACCGCGACCCGCACCGGCGCGCCGTAGCCGAGGCCGGGCAGGTCCTCCTCGCGGATCCGGAAGGAGCCGGCCGCGTGGTGGCTGTTGGCATGCCCCCGCGCCGCGACGCTCTGCGCGCGCTCCCAGGCCAGGCGCTCCGGCGTCAGCCGGTGCGAGCCGGGCACGTAGACGAAGGGACCCTCCTCCTCCGCCACGTCGTGCAGGAAGAACCAGCCCTTGGTGGTGGCGTGGAAGGTGTCGGCGTGCAGCGCCGTCTGCGGGTCGTTCGGGCCGTCGGGCTCGGCCACGACGGTCTGCAGGTAGTAGACCGGCTCCCCGGCCCGCGAGGCCGCGTAGTAGGTCAGGCCGCGCAGCGCGGGGTGGCTTACCAGCGCCGAGAGCTGCGGCAGGCCGGGGAGCGTGTCGCGGCCGAGCGGGACCATGCGCTGCACGGCCTGGCCCTGGCGCAGCTCCCGGGCCGCGAAGCGCCGCCCGAAGATCTCGTCCTTGAGGGCCCGGAAGGTCTCCGGGTCCAGGAAGTCGCGCTTGATGACGATGCCGTCCCGGTCGAAGGCGGCGCGGTCGGCCGGGTCGACCAGCGGCGCCAGCCGGGCGCGGCGCTGCTCGGCTATGCGGGCGGCGAGTTGCACCCGCGCCGCGTGCAGGCCCAGGCGGTTGAGCGTCGGGCTGCCGAGGATCGGGTTCTTCGCGAAGGACTTGTCGGCGCCGGCGATTCCGGCGAGCCAGACGGGCACGCGGGCGGCGGATGCCAGGGTTCCGGCCGCGCGGGCGGCTGTGCGGGTAAGTGCGGCCATGGGCTTCGTTCGGCTCCTTGCCTCCCGTCCGCCGCGCGGCGCGAGGCCGGCGGGGACGTTCCCGGCTCGCGGGTTTTCTCGGCCAAACTGTGATGTTGGCGGCTTTGCGGGACAATCTAACCGTAAGATCGCGTCACTGTTGCCGATATGCTGTCGGACGACATCCGACGGATGGCTTCGCCATCTCCCCTTTCGGCC
This window harbors:
- a CDS encoding aminotransferase class I/II-fold pyridoxal phosphate-dependent enzyme, producing MSSSTKPTGGREALAGFVAARLGKAPTRPGPTRPAPKPALVPAQDFESLPGYKELKLQRSAAELIGLGNPFFRVHDAKAGATTRIDGETLINFSSYDYLGLNGHAEVNAAAQAALSTYGTSASASRVVAGERPGHLALERALAAHYGTESCVVMVSGHATNVATIAALMEAGDVIYHDALIHNSVVTGAQLSGAQRRSFPHNDLAALEGLLHATRHEHRRALIIIEGLYSMDGDAPDLAGFVALKERYGAWLMVDEAHGLGVLGRHGHGLHEHCDVDPRSVDIWMGTLSKTLSSCGGYVAGCAALVEFLKCTAGGFVYSVGMSPPLAAAAAASLDLMHREPERVERLRRNGQLFLSEARQRGLDTGTSLGLAVVPVIIGDSLKAVTLSDRLFKRGVNVQPIIHPAVPERSSRLRFFLTSEHTVEQIRLTVAALAEETAELNRGGSLVERLIARRS
- a CDS encoding formyltransferase family protein — its product is MRIALFTLEALPNARAVRRFVADHAAEIAFVGLSNPERPSAGGLLGQVRRHLVRSGPGFLPYLGVNFGLPDLVRGLAPVTQRLGGSLDQPETTPLAALCRRLGLAHARIDAVNAPETTALIAEHRADLIVSYHFDQIFDAATLAAAPLGGINLHPSLLPRHRGPVPTLHALLDETPDFGVTVHRLSPQIDAGTILAQERADLPADVTATRAAMRLHEAGRPLLAGILDAVRRDGRVPPGRAVPVLPYCGFPSPAQLRDLKRRGRRLVDARDLAEAFSLSLR
- a CDS encoding SDR family NAD(P)-dependent oxidoreductase gives rise to the protein MPVILISGASSGIGAALARHYAAPGTTLALNARGAERLEAVAESCRRAGAEVETRALDVRDRAATRAWIEDLAARRGLDLAIANAGVNGGHPEGGIETEETAFLVIDVNLLGALNVALPCVARMAARGRGQVALISSLAAIAPLPDAPAYSGTKAALLAHGLALREKLAPRGVRMNVVCPGYVRTAMGADYQGWRPLEMSAEAAARRIARGLARDEAVIAFPAALAAAARGAALLPESLRRLGMRGFRFRTGERQQR
- a CDS encoding capsular polysaccharide biosynthesis protein; the protein is MDHSKLKRFWPRTASDSEPETPRRSRRLGSDPTSRRVRLTDRWDDGFLRLPAAGRGARGLSYIVDGLGIYYDATAPSELEIMLEEGGWETPETLARAEAGSARLREERLSLDNDPRRRLLGEVLGEAPGPRAAPRVAIVDQGRRDATIGFGLAGATCFTAMLAAAAAEHPQAERVVVMDPAAPPGTVGHIDAATAARFGARLVTEPVAAWSVVEECARLFVVTSHIGLEAALAGRRVTCFGLPFYAGWGFTDDRLHLPRRSRRRSPQEVFAAAYIVCSRYFDPYLGEACRLEDALDYLALIVGRARENTARTLCLGFSAWKRRSVSETFSSPGQRPVIPQKVARVTASDLRGFARVVAWASRMPEGTEEACRAAGIPLLRMEDGFLRSVGLGVALRPGASHVLDRAGVYYDATRPSDLERLLETAEFDEAMLERAADLRETIVAARVSKYNVGGAPMPPRPRPGPLVLVAGQVENDASIRLGCLEVRTNADLLRRARERHPEAVIAFKPHPDVEAGLRPGWVPAQDLAAHADMVLRDVSAADAIDAADHVETLTSLIGFEALLRGKPVTTHGLPFYAGWGLTESPPCPRRTRRLSLDELVAGALIAYPRYVDPRTGLPCPPEVLVRRLAEGDPSLSRRELTAEAVMKQVWSLIWRHVLRRG
- a CDS encoding phytanoyl-CoA dioxygenase family protein, which produces MAALTRTAARAAGTLASAARVPVWLAGIAGADKSFAKNPILGSPTLNRLGLHAARVQLAARIAEQRRARLAPLVDPADRAAFDRDGIVIKRDFLDPETFRALKDEIFGRRFAARELRQGQAVQRMVPLGRDTLPGLPQLSALVSHPALRGLTYYAASRAGEPVYYLQTVVAEPDGPNDPQTALHADTFHATTKGWFFLHDVAEEEGPFVYVPGSHRLTPERLAWERAQSVAARGHANSHHAAGSFRIREEDLPGLGYGAPVRVAVPANTLVIADTFGFHARAPSLRASTRVTVHTYIRRNPFLPWTGLDPKALPGLRGRELALYLGFQDLKRRLTGRGAPWRPVGPVTVDAPAQV